In Chitinophaga sp. HK235, a single window of DNA contains:
- a CDS encoding DUF6702 family protein: protein MAILHPFYVSVTEITHNAAKKELEVSCRIFTDDLESTLKAQYNTTFDITKPANRQQVDKLIADYLSHHFQLTLDGKPVPLRFLGYKIEEDAVWSFLEADNIPTPKKVMIKNDILYKQHPSQINMIHVIVGGKRKSTKLDNPKADALIEF from the coding sequence ATGGCCATTCTACACCCATTCTATGTGAGTGTTACCGAGATCACGCACAATGCAGCCAAAAAGGAACTGGAAGTCAGCTGCCGTATTTTCACCGACGACCTGGAAAGTACGCTGAAAGCACAATACAACACCACCTTTGATATCACCAAACCCGCCAACCGGCAGCAGGTCGATAAACTCATCGCCGATTACCTCTCCCATCACTTTCAGCTGACACTCGACGGGAAACCAGTACCCCTGCGCTTTCTGGGCTATAAGATTGAAGAAGATGCCGTATGGAGTTTCCTGGAAGCAGACAACATCCCCACCCCCAAAAAGGTGATGATCAAAAATGATATCCTGTACAAACAACATCCCAGTCAGATCAATATGATCCATGTGATCGTTGGCGGGAAAAGGAAAAGTACGAAGCTGGATAATCCGAAAGCAGATGCTTTAATAGAATTCTGA
- a CDS encoding zeta toxin family protein, whose amino-acid sequence MEAGKLMLKRIHQLLEEKEDFAFETTLATRSYKSLVEKAKKAGYKVVLLYFWLSSPALAKERVANRVKKGGHNIPPDVIERRYYRGIHNLTALYIPVCDEWIVVRNEDTVPEEISINSKKREFEKLSDKVMKGMKIALRRLVEKSAANNEELVIGDKNGQIKVVQANDLLSSVQ is encoded by the coding sequence GTGGAAGCCGGAAAGCTAATGCTCAAAAGGATTCATCAACTACTGGAAGAAAAAGAGGATTTTGCATTTGAGACAACACTGGCGACGAGAAGTTATAAGTCACTGGTAGAAAAAGCGAAAAAAGCGGGTTATAAGGTGGTGTTGCTGTATTTCTGGCTTAGTTCGCCAGCCCTTGCCAAAGAAAGGGTCGCCAACAGGGTGAAGAAAGGAGGGCATAACATTCCCCCGGATGTAATTGAGCGTCGATATTATAGAGGAATTCATAATCTTACAGCACTATATATTCCAGTATGTGATGAGTGGATAGTAGTAAGAAATGAAGATACCGTACCTGAAGAAATTAGCATAAATTCTAAGAAAAGAGAATTTGAAAAGTTATCTGACAAAGTGATGAAAGGCATGAAAATAGCCCTTCGAAGACTTGTTGAAAAAAGTGCCGCCAACAATGAAGAACTGGTTATTGGCGATAAAAATGGTCAAATCAAGGTTGTACAAGCCAATGACTTGCTGAGCTCAGTTCAATAG
- a CDS encoding phenylacetate--CoA ligase family protein produces the protein MYIPDIELQSQTDIKAFQEKEVMRLLGYLREFSPFYRSWFKKHDIRPDQVRTLEDFSQIPPVTKEELQEHNWEFLCVDKSRIAEYTTTSGTLGRPVIIALTEKDLQRLSYNEYISFCCADGTENDIYQLMLTLDRQFMAGMAYYNGIRKLGAGVLRVGPGVPSMQWENIKRIKPTTIVGVPSFIVKLIAYAKEHHININETSVRKAVCIGENIRNTDFSLNVLGKKITEQWNIQLYSTYASTEMQTAFTECKEGRGGHHHPELLYVELLDENNQPVAPGEEGEVTITTLGVEGMPLLRYKTGDICQYHEDICSCGRHTLRLSPVIGRKKQMIKYKGTTLYPPALFDLLNDMEEVKEFVVEVYSNELGTDEILLHLWPTEESEEMDRKIKSYLQAKLRVIPQVKYCSQQEIIRMQFPENSRKPVKFVDNRN, from the coding sequence ATGTACATCCCGGATATTGAACTTCAATCACAGACAGATATCAAAGCATTCCAGGAAAAGGAAGTCATGCGGTTATTAGGTTATCTGCGTGAGTTCTCTCCCTTTTACCGGTCGTGGTTTAAGAAACATGATATCCGGCCCGATCAGGTGCGTACGCTGGAAGACTTCAGCCAGATACCACCCGTAACAAAAGAAGAGCTGCAGGAACACAACTGGGAATTCCTCTGTGTGGATAAAAGCAGGATCGCGGAATATACCACTACCTCCGGTACACTGGGCCGTCCTGTGATCATCGCCCTCACAGAAAAAGATCTGCAACGGCTTAGCTACAACGAATACATTTCCTTCTGCTGCGCAGATGGAACAGAAAATGATATTTACCAGCTGATGCTTACCCTCGACCGGCAGTTTATGGCCGGTATGGCCTATTACAACGGTATCCGCAAGCTGGGTGCCGGCGTACTGCGTGTAGGCCCCGGCGTGCCCAGCATGCAGTGGGAGAACATCAAACGCATCAAACCTACTACCATCGTAGGTGTACCTTCCTTTATCGTAAAACTGATCGCTTACGCGAAAGAACATCATATCAATATCAATGAAACTTCTGTAAGGAAAGCCGTCTGCATCGGTGAAAATATCCGTAACACGGATTTCTCCCTCAACGTACTGGGCAAAAAAATTACAGAGCAATGGAATATCCAACTGTATTCCACCTACGCTTCCACAGAGATGCAGACCGCCTTTACCGAATGTAAGGAAGGCCGTGGCGGCCACCATCACCCTGAATTGTTGTATGTAGAGCTGCTGGATGAAAACAATCAGCCTGTAGCTCCCGGCGAAGAAGGAGAGGTAACTATCACCACCCTGGGCGTGGAAGGAATGCCGCTGTTGCGCTATAAAACAGGTGACATCTGTCAGTACCACGAGGATATCTGCAGCTGCGGCCGTCATACCCTGCGGCTATCTCCCGTTATCGGCCGGAAAAAACAGATGATCAAATATAAAGGTACCACCCTGTATCCACCTGCTTTATTCGACCTGCTCAACGATATGGAAGAAGTGAAAGAGTTTGTAGTAGAAGTGTATTCCAATGAACTGGGCACCGATGAAATCCTGCTACACCTCTGGCCTACAGAAGAATCAGAAGAGATGGATCGCAAAATAAAATCCTATCTTCAGGCTAAACTGAGAGTAATACCACAGGTGAAATACTGCAGCCAGCAAGAGATTATTCGGATGCAGTTTCCGGAGAATAGTAGAAAGCCGGTGAAGTTTGTGGATAATAGGAATTAA
- the acpS gene encoding holo-ACP synthase — protein MIVGIGTDITDVARITDKVAKGKGFRELVFTPLEIRYCEQQAVPGESYAARFAAKEAFLKALGTGWGNGGVNFNEIEIRNDAAGRPELFLLAHNDRFASLGVKKIWVSLSHEKNAAVAMVILEN, from the coding sequence ATGATTGTTGGCATAGGCACTGATATTACAGACGTAGCCCGCATAACAGACAAAGTGGCTAAGGGAAAAGGTTTCCGCGAGCTGGTGTTTACGCCGCTGGAGATCAGGTACTGTGAGCAGCAGGCGGTTCCGGGAGAGAGTTATGCAGCTCGTTTTGCCGCCAAGGAGGCCTTCCTGAAAGCATTAGGCACCGGCTGGGGTAATGGTGGTGTCAACTTCAACGAAATAGAAATACGCAATGATGCAGCTGGCCGGCCGGAACTGTTTCTGCTGGCGCATAACGACAGATTCGCATCGTTGGGTGTCAAAAAAATATGGGTGTCATTGTCACACGAAAAAAATGCAGCCGTGGCAATGGTGATTCTCGAAAACTAA
- a CDS encoding C45 family peptidase, with amino-acid sequence MEKKKRSGWRKLGRVLLYCLGTILVLFIALAIYLVAVSRMTPPAIADKSALQLQRKQLDSTAWTIGNSWFRKSNSGLYEMYVEGAPFERGVINGKLSGELIRHQEDVFVGQIKKMIPSTFYLHFLKYFIGWFNRDLSNHVAEEFKEEIYGESFSAANGYDYIGSNYERLMNYHGAHDIGHALQGMMLVGCTSFGTWNDQSADSSLIIGRNFDFYMGDQFAEDKMVVFYHPDKGNNFMFVTWGGFTGVVSGMNDKGLTVTINAAKTSVPSGAATPVSLVAREILQYAGNIQEAWDIARKRKMFVSESFLIGSAADNKAVVIEKTPEGMDLYDPKKSFITCTNHFQGDSLGSLASNKLQISESASQYRYERLNELLKEKGPNTVQKTISILRDRKGLHGADIGMGNEKAINQFIAHHAIVFEPKKRMVWVSAAPWQLGQFVAYDLNKIFSMHGLDSDHEVYDSVQNVPADSFLLTKDYAAFQVFRQLKAQMQDGKTIDTKALVASNPEFYHTYVLAGDYHFKRGNYTEARQYYETALSKVIATKGEETHIRKQLEKCNAKLSKQ; translated from the coding sequence GTGGAAAAGAAAAAAAGAAGCGGATGGCGTAAGTTAGGACGGGTACTGTTGTATTGCCTGGGCACCATCCTGGTACTGTTTATCGCACTGGCCATCTATCTGGTGGCTGTAAGCCGTATGACGCCTCCGGCGATCGCCGACAAGTCTGCCTTACAGCTTCAGCGCAAACAGCTGGACAGCACCGCCTGGACCATCGGCAACAGCTGGTTCCGTAAAAGCAACAGCGGCCTCTACGAAATGTACGTGGAAGGAGCGCCCTTTGAAAGAGGCGTTATCAACGGCAAACTGTCCGGAGAGCTGATCCGCCATCAGGAAGATGTTTTTGTAGGACAGATCAAAAAAATGATTCCTTCTACTTTCTACCTGCATTTTCTGAAATATTTCATCGGCTGGTTTAACCGTGATCTCTCCAATCATGTGGCGGAGGAGTTTAAAGAAGAGATTTATGGAGAATCTTTTTCTGCGGCTAACGGTTACGACTATATCGGCAGTAACTACGAAAGGCTGATGAACTACCACGGTGCCCACGATATTGGTCACGCGCTGCAAGGCATGATGCTGGTAGGTTGTACTTCCTTTGGTACCTGGAATGATCAGTCGGCAGACAGCAGCCTGATCATCGGCCGCAACTTCGACTTCTACATGGGTGATCAGTTTGCAGAAGATAAAATGGTCGTGTTTTATCATCCCGATAAAGGGAACAACTTTATGTTCGTTACCTGGGGTGGTTTCACCGGCGTGGTTTCCGGCATGAACGATAAAGGACTGACCGTCACCATCAACGCAGCCAAAACCAGTGTGCCTTCCGGCGCAGCAACACCTGTTTCACTGGTGGCCAGAGAGATATTACAATATGCCGGCAACATACAGGAGGCCTGGGATATTGCCAGGAAGCGCAAAATGTTCGTTTCAGAGTCTTTTCTGATTGGTTCTGCAGCAGATAACAAAGCAGTGGTGATAGAGAAAACGCCGGAAGGCATGGACCTCTATGATCCCAAAAAGAGCTTTATCACCTGTACTAACCACTTCCAGGGCGATTCACTGGGCAGTCTGGCTTCCAATAAGTTGCAGATCAGCGAGAGTGCTTCCCAGTACCGCTATGAGCGGCTGAATGAGCTGCTGAAAGAAAAAGGTCCGAATACCGTACAGAAAACGATCAGCATCCTCCGTGACCGTAAAGGGTTGCATGGCGCCGATATCGGGATGGGTAATGAAAAGGCCATCAATCAGTTCATCGCACACCATGCCATTGTATTTGAGCCAAAGAAAAGAATGGTATGGGTATCCGCCGCACCCTGGCAGCTGGGGCAGTTTGTAGCCTATGATCTCAACAAGATCTTCAGCATGCATGGCCTCGATAGTGATCATGAAGTGTATGACAGTGTGCAGAATGTCCCCGCCGATTCTTTCCTGCTGACAAAAGACTACGCTGCTTTTCAGGTGTTCCGTCAGCTGAAAGCGCAAATGCAGGATGGCAAAACAATTGACACGAAAGCGCTGGTAGCTTCCAACCCGGAATTTTATCATACTTATGTACTGGCCGGTGACTACCACTTCAAACGTGGTAACTATACCGAAGCCAGACAATACTATGAAACGGCCCTCAGCAAAGTGATCGCCACCAAAGGAGAAGAAACGCATATCCGCAAACAGCTGGAAAAATGTAACGCTAAACTCAGCAAACAATGA
- a CDS encoding NAD(P)/FAD-dependent oxidoreductase, translating to MHNYDVIIIGSGLGGLVCGAILSRNGYRVRIYEKNRQPGGCLQTFSRDKVIFDSGVHYIGGLGEGENLHKVFKYVGILDKLKLKRMDTDGFDHINFGAEDKVYRIAQGRDQFIRTLLADFPEEEEALHAYCDKISEVCSKFPLYNLRVGDYEEKQSVLHLNAAEVLEGITSNTRLQQVLAGNNLLYAGVKGKTPFYVHALVLNSYMHSSWKCVDGGSQIARLLCRQITENGGEVVRNTQVERIVGQGDRVDHIVLENGEKAYASHFISNLHPAQTTAMTESEMIRGAYRSRMQNLENSCGGFVLNVVLKPGTFRYLNHNYYYHATDDAWAGIRYTAADWPQTYAMYVSASSRHETYADSLSIMTYMRYDELAPWQHTFNTEQKEASRGEDYEAFKIQKAEQLIDCVEKKFPGFRNCVQSYYVATPLSYRDYIGTGDGSMYGILKDNTDPLRTMVSARTRLSNLYLTGQNLNLHGILGVTMSSVITSAELLGMEFLVDEINQSILK from the coding sequence ATGCACAACTATGATGTCATCATCATTGGCAGCGGCCTCGGTGGCCTGGTATGCGGTGCAATCCTGAGCCGGAACGGATACAGGGTGCGCATATACGAAAAGAACCGTCAACCCGGTGGTTGCCTTCAGACTTTTTCCCGTGATAAAGTCATTTTCGACTCCGGGGTACACTATATCGGAGGGCTTGGAGAAGGCGAAAATCTGCATAAGGTATTCAAGTATGTAGGTATCCTCGATAAGCTGAAGCTGAAAAGAATGGATACGGATGGTTTTGATCATATCAATTTCGGCGCAGAAGATAAAGTATACCGGATTGCACAGGGCAGGGACCAATTCATCCGCACCCTGCTGGCTGATTTCCCCGAAGAAGAAGAGGCCCTGCATGCCTATTGTGACAAGATTAGTGAAGTGTGCAGCAAATTTCCCTTATATAACCTGCGGGTAGGGGATTATGAAGAAAAACAAAGTGTATTGCACCTCAACGCTGCGGAAGTGCTGGAAGGTATTACTTCCAATACCCGCCTGCAGCAGGTGTTGGCAGGCAACAACCTGTTATATGCCGGTGTGAAGGGAAAAACACCTTTCTACGTACATGCGTTGGTGTTAAACAGTTATATGCACAGCTCCTGGAAATGTGTAGACGGAGGCTCGCAGATAGCCCGCCTGCTGTGCCGGCAGATCACCGAAAACGGTGGTGAAGTAGTGCGTAATACACAGGTGGAAAGGATTGTAGGTCAGGGTGACCGCGTAGACCATATTGTACTGGAAAACGGAGAAAAGGCATATGCCAGCCATTTTATTTCCAACCTGCATCCTGCACAAACCACAGCGATGACAGAAAGTGAGATGATACGCGGTGCTTACCGTTCCCGGATGCAGAATCTGGAAAATTCCTGTGGTGGTTTTGTGCTCAATGTGGTATTAAAACCTGGTACCTTCCGGTATCTCAACCACAACTATTATTATCATGCCACAGATGATGCTTGGGCCGGTATTCGCTATACAGCCGCCGACTGGCCGCAAACCTACGCCATGTATGTATCTGCCAGCTCCCGGCACGAAACCTATGCCGACAGTCTGTCGATCATGACGTATATGCGTTATGATGAGCTGGCTCCCTGGCAGCATACTTTTAATACAGAACAAAAGGAAGCCAGCAGGGGCGAAGACTACGAAGCATTTAAAATACAGAAGGCCGAACAGCTTATAGATTGTGTGGAGAAAAAGTTCCCGGGATTCCGGAATTGTGTGCAGTCGTACTATGTGGCGACACCACTCTCTTACCGCGATTATATCGGTACCGGCGACGGCAGCATGTACGGTATCCTGAAAGATAACACAGATCCGCTGCGGACCATGGTTTCGGCCCGTACCCGGCTGTCTAATTTGTATCTTACAGGGCAAAACCTGAACTTGCATGGGATTTTAGGGGTCACCATGAGCAGCGTGATCACTTCAGCAGAACTATTGGGAATGGAATTCCTGGTAGATGAAATTAATCAGTCAATACTTAAATAA
- a CDS encoding trifunctional MMPL family transporter/lysophospholipid acyltransferase/class I SAM-dependent methyltransferase — MSSLFVAIYNFFDRHKTALWCCTLVSFALVGFLASRIRLEEDITKILPQDKKLDKLQQVFQDSRFADKLVVTLSQKDTTHAPLPDSLTACASSLISSAGSQLSPYIHEIQGQANDTMVMGLMQVIQDHLPVFLEAGDYAKIDSLITPAQLQQSLQYDYNTLISPAGLVLKKMIQADPVGISWIGVKKLQHLQYDDQFELYDSYVMTKDHRHLMIFITPANPPGATKINAKFLQGLDHIKDSLAAQYPDISVSYFGGTAVSAGNATQLRQDTLLTQGITVVLLVALIALFFRKKRAPLLVMLPVAFGGLFSLACIYLIKGHIAVMALGAGAVVLGIAVNYSLHVFNHYRHSPDIREVIADLATPMTLGSFTTVGGFLCLQFVHSPMLQDVGLFAALSLVGAALFSLIFLPHWIVLGKNAEQPHTHHDNWLDRFSALKPEKNKYLVGAIFLLTIVFFFTARNVSFESDMMRMNFMSPKLKAAEEHLNSINSYTARSVYVVTDGANLEAALENGEQLMPAIHELQAAGVVKKYAGVQALLLSAKEQQARIDRWNHYWTPEKKAQLMNWLRSNGPATGFSATAFNRFDELLQHPFEKISPEALQIIRNGSLGDFIIQKNGKTAIVTLLKVDPDHKQSVYTAFEKFGHTTVLDKQYAANRLVEVIKEEFNSIAWMTSLLVFTALLLSYGRLELALITFVPMAISWIWILGIMGLLGIKFNIVNIILSTFIFGLGDDYSIFMMDGLLQEYKTGKKTLSSFKSSIFLSAITTILGLGVLIFAKHPSLQSIALISIIGISTVVLISQVMIPVLFNWLITNRVKKGYAPWTCKGLVLSVFSFTYFTVGCLIMTVVGYCLIKINPFNKTKGKLLYHRILSAYTRSVLYIMGNVKKRIINPDNEQLEKPAVIISNHQSFLDILVSTMLNPKVILLTNQWVWRSPVFGAVVRLADYYPVADGAEGAIEKLRERVAEGYSIVVYPEGTRSPDTTIKRFHKGAFYIAEELGLDILPVIIHGTAYTMTKGDFLLKDGQITVKYLPRITPQDTSWGDNYSARTKSISRYFKQQYELLRQEIEVPVYFREQLKYNFIYKGPVLEWYMRVKTSLEGNYELFHQLLPHEGRILDLGCGYGFMDYMLSYAAPGRQITGVDYDEDKIATAAHGYGKPDNLQFIHGDISDTPFKKYDAFILSDVLHYLQPEEQEQLLQQCIDGLEPNGVIIVRDGDSDKKQRHEGTRFSEFLSTRVIGFNKTKNRQLSFLSASHVRSMVGKYGAVAEEIDNTRYTSNIIFVIKKSPQKNYAQL, encoded by the coding sequence ATGAGCAGTCTTTTCGTAGCGATCTATAATTTTTTTGACCGGCATAAAACCGCGCTGTGGTGTTGTACCCTCGTGAGTTTTGCGCTGGTTGGCTTTTTAGCATCGCGTATCAGGCTGGAAGAAGATATCACTAAGATTTTACCCCAGGACAAAAAACTGGACAAACTGCAGCAGGTCTTCCAGGACTCCCGGTTCGCTGATAAGCTGGTAGTTACCCTTTCGCAGAAAGATACTACCCACGCACCATTGCCTGACAGTCTCACTGCCTGCGCTTCCTCTCTGATCAGCAGTGCCGGAAGTCAGTTGTCGCCTTATATCCACGAGATACAGGGCCAGGCAAACGATACGATGGTCATGGGACTGATGCAGGTGATACAGGACCATCTGCCCGTTTTTCTGGAAGCCGGCGACTATGCCAAAATAGACAGCCTGATCACACCTGCACAATTGCAGCAATCCCTGCAATATGATTATAATACGCTGATATCCCCTGCAGGCCTGGTATTAAAGAAGATGATACAGGCCGACCCGGTGGGTATTTCCTGGATAGGCGTGAAGAAACTGCAACACCTGCAGTATGATGATCAGTTTGAATTATACGACAGTTATGTGATGACGAAAGATCATCGTCATCTGATGATATTTATTACACCGGCCAACCCGCCGGGTGCGACAAAGATAAACGCTAAATTCCTGCAGGGCCTCGATCATATTAAAGACAGCCTGGCCGCTCAGTATCCTGATATCAGTGTCAGCTATTTCGGCGGTACCGCTGTTTCAGCCGGCAACGCCACCCAGTTGCGGCAGGACACCCTGCTCACACAAGGTATCACCGTGGTATTGCTGGTAGCGCTTATCGCACTGTTTTTCCGGAAAAAACGCGCACCCCTGCTGGTGATGTTGCCTGTAGCTTTCGGAGGTCTTTTCTCCCTGGCCTGCATCTACCTGATCAAAGGACATATTGCGGTAATGGCGCTGGGCGCAGGCGCAGTGGTGCTGGGCATCGCTGTCAACTACTCCCTGCATGTGTTTAACCACTACCGGCATTCACCCGATATCCGCGAAGTGATTGCTGATCTGGCTACTCCCATGACGCTGGGCAGCTTTACTACTGTAGGCGGTTTTCTTTGTTTGCAGTTTGTGCATTCGCCCATGCTGCAGGATGTAGGGCTGTTTGCAGCTCTCAGCCTGGTAGGCGCAGCACTCTTCTCACTCATCTTTTTACCACATTGGATTGTATTAGGCAAAAATGCTGAACAGCCACATACTCACCACGATAACTGGCTGGACCGCTTCTCTGCCCTGAAACCGGAGAAAAACAAATACCTGGTAGGCGCCATCTTCCTGCTGACCATTGTATTTTTCTTCACCGCCCGCAACGTATCATTCGAAAGTGATATGATGCGGATGAATTTTATGTCTCCTAAGCTGAAGGCGGCGGAAGAACATCTTAATTCCATCAATTCCTATACAGCGCGCTCCGTATATGTAGTGACCGACGGTGCCAACCTGGAAGCAGCCCTTGAAAATGGTGAGCAGCTGATGCCCGCCATCCATGAGCTGCAGGCTGCCGGTGTCGTGAAAAAGTATGCCGGCGTACAGGCGTTGCTGTTATCTGCCAAAGAACAGCAGGCCCGCATAGACCGCTGGAACCACTACTGGACACCGGAAAAGAAAGCACAGCTGATGAACTGGTTGCGAAGCAACGGCCCGGCAACGGGTTTCAGTGCCACAGCTTTTAATCGGTTTGATGAACTGTTGCAGCATCCTTTTGAAAAAATTTCTCCCGAAGCACTGCAGATCATCCGCAATGGCAGTCTGGGTGATTTTATCATACAGAAAAATGGTAAGACAGCGATCGTTACACTGCTGAAAGTAGATCCGGACCATAAGCAGTCCGTATATACCGCCTTTGAAAAGTTTGGACATACTACGGTGCTGGACAAACAATACGCTGCCAACCGCCTGGTGGAAGTGATCAAAGAAGAATTCAACAGTATCGCCTGGATGACTTCCCTGCTGGTATTTACAGCCCTGTTGCTTTCCTATGGCAGGCTGGAACTGGCTCTTATCACCTTTGTACCGATGGCTATCAGCTGGATATGGATACTGGGCATCATGGGCCTTTTGGGGATCAAGTTTAATATTGTCAACATTATCCTTTCCACTTTTATTTTTGGTTTGGGAGATGACTACAGCATATTTATGATGGACGGGCTGTTGCAGGAATACAAGACGGGCAAAAAGACCCTGTCTTCTTTCAAATCCTCCATCTTCCTGTCTGCCATCACCACTATCCTCGGACTGGGTGTGCTCATCTTCGCCAAACATCCATCTCTGCAGTCTATCGCATTGATCTCCATCATTGGCATCAGCACGGTGGTATTGATTTCTCAGGTGATGATACCGGTGTTGTTCAACTGGCTGATCACCAACAGGGTGAAAAAGGGATATGCGCCGTGGACCTGTAAAGGACTGGTGTTGTCAGTGTTTTCCTTCACTTATTTTACAGTTGGATGTCTGATCATGACAGTAGTGGGTTACTGTCTGATAAAGATCAATCCTTTTAATAAAACCAAAGGCAAACTGTTGTATCACCGCATCTTATCGGCTTATACCCGGAGTGTGTTGTACATCATGGGCAATGTAAAAAAACGGATAATCAACCCGGATAATGAGCAGCTGGAAAAGCCCGCCGTGATCATCAGCAACCACCAGTCTTTCCTGGACATCCTGGTATCTACGATGCTGAATCCGAAGGTGATCCTGCTGACTAACCAGTGGGTATGGCGTTCGCCTGTATTTGGTGCAGTAGTGCGGTTGGCAGACTATTACCCGGTGGCAGATGGCGCAGAAGGTGCCATCGAAAAACTCAGGGAAAGGGTAGCGGAAGGATATTCCATTGTGGTATATCCGGAAGGCACCAGATCGCCTGATACCACGATCAAACGCTTCCATAAAGGCGCTTTTTATATTGCAGAAGAGCTGGGGCTGGACATCTTACCGGTCATTATTCACGGTACCGCCTATACGATGACTAAAGGCGACTTCCTGCTGAAAGACGGACAGATAACCGTAAAATACCTGCCGCGTATTACCCCGCAGGATACTTCCTGGGGAGATAACTACAGCGCCCGTACGAAATCTATCAGCCGTTATTTCAAACAACAATACGAACTGCTGCGCCAGGAAATAGAAGTGCCTGTTTATTTCAGGGAGCAGTTGAAATACAACTTCATCTACAAAGGTCCTGTGCTGGAATGGTATATGCGTGTAAAAACCAGTCTGGAAGGCAACTACGAGCTGTTCCATCAGTTGTTGCCTCACGAAGGCCGTATACTGGACCTGGGCTGCGGCTACGGTTTTATGGACTACATGCTCAGCTATGCCGCTCCCGGCAGGCAGATTACCGGTGTGGACTATGATGAAGATAAAATAGCGACAGCAGCGCATGGTTATGGTAAACCAGACAATCTTCAGTTTATTCATGGTGATATCTCTGATACACCATTTAAAAAATACGATGCCTTTATTTTGAGTGATGTGTTGCATTATCTGCAACCGGAAGAGCAGGAGCAGCTGTTGCAGCAATGCATTGACGGCCTGGAGCCCAACGGTGTGATCATCGTACGGGATGGCGACAGCGACAAAAAGCAGCGGCATGAAGGCACCAGATTCAGTGAATTTTTATCTACCCGGGTAATAGGATTTAATAAGACGAAGAACAGGCAGTTGTCGTTTTTATCTGCTTCGCATGTGCGGAGTATGGTTGGCAAATATGGTGCAGTAGCGGAAGAGATAGACAACACCCGGTACACATCCAATATAATATTTGTTATTAAAAAATCTCCCCAAAAAAATTATGCACAACTATGA